One Tenrec ecaudatus isolate mTenEca1 chromosome 12, mTenEca1.hap1, whole genome shotgun sequence DNA segment encodes these proteins:
- the THBD gene encoding thrombomodulin has translation MLSVLLLGVLAPASLGLPPTSGPLPRGSQCVDSDCFALFPGPATFQEASEACEHRQGHLMTVRSSVAADVISLLLSHDPQRLWIGLQLPPGCRDPRDLGPLRGFQWVTGDNRTSYSRWAGPDEAGTPVCGPQCVAVSAAGASAAGEPVWGALPCTAQAEGFLCEFHFAASCKPLALDAGPAAVAAAAVSDAYSTPFGARGTDFQALPVGSLASVAALGLELACAAPGPGSQEARWSRAAPGAWDCRVENGGCEHACNRSSPSPTCLCPADAVLQADGRSCVPRGAHTCDSLCEHFCVPNPDAPGAYTCMCETGYVLAADQHSCKDLDDCLLVPSPCPQLCVNTEGGFECHCYPDYELVDGECVEAVDPCFGAKCEYQCEPLNQTNYLCICAEGFAPDPHEPHRCRLFCNQTTCPADCDPNAPQVCECPEGYILDEGSLCADLDECANGDCPDECNCSNLPGSYKCDCGPDWTPPGREDQGTFPFNDSEDGSGEPPASPEPSASPASGRAHSGVLIGISVGSLALVVALLALLCHVHKKQGPLRGELEYKAGSPGKEVVLQQVRTEPAPQKL, from the coding sequence ATGCTAAGCGTCTTGCTCCTCGGCGTGTTGGCTCccgccagcctggggctccctccgaCTTCTGGGCCGCTCCCCCGGGGCAGCCAATGTGTGGACTCGGACTGCTTCGCTCTCTTCCCCGGCCCGGCGACCTTCCAGGAGGCCAGCGAGGCCTGTGAGCACCGGCAGGGGCACCTGATGACCGTGCGCTCCTCGGTGGCCGCCGATGTCATCTCGCTGCTGCTGAGCCACGACCCCCAGCGCCTCTGGATTGGCCTGCAGCTGCCGCCGGGCTGCCGGGACCCGCGGGACCTGGGGCCCCTGCGGGGCTTTCAGTGGGTGACCGGCGACAATCGCACCAGCTACAGCAGGTGGGCCGGCCCGGACGAGGCGGGGACGCCGGTCTGCGGCCCGCAGTGCGTGGCCGTGTCGGCGGCCGGGGCCTCGGCGGCCGGAGAGCCCGTGTGGGGGGCGCTCCCGTGCACGGCCCAGGCGGAGGGCTTCCTCTGCGAGTTCCACTTCGCAGCCTCCTGCAAGCCCCTGGCCCTGGACGCCGGGcccgcggcggtggcggcggcggccgtCTCGGACGCGTACAGCACCCCGTTCGGGGCCCGCGGCACGGACTTCCAGGCCCTGCCGGTGGGCAGCTTGGCCTCGGTGGCCGCCCTGGGCTTGGAGCTGGCGTGCGCCGCGCCGGGGCCAGGATCCCAGGAGGCACGCTGGAGCCGGGCGGCGCCCGGAGCCTGGGACTGCCGCGTGGAGAACGGGGGCTGCGAGCACGCCTGCAACCGCAGCTCGCCGTCCCCCACTTGCCTGTGCCCGGCCGACGCCGTCCTGCAGGCGGACGGGCGCTCGTGCGTCCCCCGCGGAGCCCACACGTGCGACAGCCTGTGCGAGCACTTCTGCGTCCCGAACCCCGACGCCCCCGGAGCCTACACGTGCATGTGTGAGACGGGCTACGTGCTGGCGGCCGACCAGCACAGCTGCAAGGATCTGGATGACTGTCTGCTGGTGCCCAGCCCGTGCCCCCAGCTCTGTGTTAACACGGAGGGTGGCTTTGAATGCCACTGCTACCCCGACTACGAGCTGGTGGATGGCGAGTGCGTGGAGGCCGTGGACCCGTGCTTCGGCGCCAAGTGCGAGTACCAGTGCGAGCCCCTGAACCAGACCAATTACCTCTGCATCTGCGCCGAGGGCTTCGCGCCCGACCCCCACGAGCCGCACAGGTGCCGCTTGTTCTGCAACCAGACCACGTGCCCCGCCGACTGCGACCCCAACGCCCCGCAGGTCTGTGAGTGCCCGGAGGGCTACATCCTGGACGAGGGCTCCCTGTGCGCAGACTTGGACGAGTGCGCCAACGGCGACTGCCCAGACGAGTGCAATTGCTCTAACCTCCCCGGAAGCTACAAGTGCGACTGCGGGCCCGACTGGACCCCGCCCGGCCGGGAGGACCAGGGCACCTTCCCATTCAATGACAGCGAAGACGGCTCCGGGGAGCCTCCGGCCAGCCCGGAGCCCAGCGCCTCTCCGGCTTCGGGGCGGGCGCATTCGGGAGTGCTCATCGGCATCTCGGTCGGCAGCCTGGCCCTGGTGGTGGCGCTCTTGGCGCTCCTTTGCCACGTGCACAAGAAGCAAGGGCCCCTGCGGGGGGAGCTGGAGTACAAGGCTGGGAGTCCTGGCAAGGAAGTCGTGTTGCAGCAAGTGCGCACAGAACCAGCCCCTCAGAAACTCTAA